The following are encoded together in the Triticum dicoccoides isolate Atlit2015 ecotype Zavitan chromosome 6B, WEW_v2.0, whole genome shotgun sequence genome:
- the LOC119324006 gene encoding E3 ubiquitin-protein ligase WAV3-like produces the protein MESRWRKAKMSLGLNLCVYVPRTLDDLDAGPPSTGSSTAALVSPAASSSSYATSANTTPTADPPNGSARGPGALMPTTPTPTSAGLRLSKSGSKSFKKTCAICLTIMKPGQGHALFTAECSHTFHFHCISANVKHGSNNCPVCRTEWKELPFRGPLVAAIPQGSARINPVNGQQNGGHMTLLRPLPRARSSGRLHHVTCLLPDTDRSVFNDDEPLDLCEATDDHQQGCSRTVEITTHPEFTEIPESTSERSFTVLIHLKAPLAQSLHVPGDDSSPNTGRAPVDLITVLDVSGSMAGTKLALLKRAMGFVIQNLGSSDRLSVIAFSSSARRLFPLRRMTESGRKQSLLAVNSLTSNGGTNIAEGLRKGSKVIEERQAKNPVCSIILLSDGQDTYTVSPSTGAHKPFTVSPTACAQKASAEYCALLPSTNGSQQVPVHVFGFGADHDAVSLHSISQTSGGTFSFIETEATIQDAFAQCIGGLLSVVAQDLRVKVESVHPDVHFGSIRSGSYSSRIADDKRNGSIDVGDLYAEEERDFLMTLNVPQGCGEETALLKVGCVYKDPLMKETINMAEVQVKISRPAFVSVQTVSIQVDRQKNRLHAAEVMAAARFSAERGELAHAVSLLEDCRRMIMGSASGQSGDRLCQSLDAELKEMQERMASRQRYEASGRAYVLSGLSSHSWQRATARGDSTDSESLIQAYQTTSMVDMVLRSQTLTRSSTPKQTPQMRHAKSFPARPQPR, from the exons atgGAGAGCAGATGGAGGAAGGCCAAGATGTCGCTGGGGCTCAACCTCTGCGTCTACGTGCCGCGGACGCTGGACGACCTGGACGCCGGCCCGCCCTCCACGGGCTCCTCCACGGCCGCGCTCGTctcgccggcggcctcctcctcctcctacgccACCAGCGCCAACACCACCCCCACCGCCGACCCGCCCAACGGCAGCGCCAGGGGCCCCGGCGCGCTCATGCCCACCACCCCGACGCCCACCTCCGCCGGCCTCCGCCTCTCCAAGTCCGGCAGCAAGTCCTTCAAG aaaacatgtgcgaTATGCTTGACCATAATGAAACCTGGTCAGGGCCATGCTCTATTCACGGCAGAGTGCTCACATACCTTTCACTTCCATTGTATATCTGCAAATGTTAAGCATGGAAGCAACAATTGTCCAGTTTGTCGCACCGAATGGAAGGAACTTCCATTTCGTGGCCCGCTGGTTGCTGCAATCCCTCAAGGAAGTGCAAGGATTAATCCTGTTAATGGGCAGCAAAATGGCGGCCACATGACGCTATTGCGACCACTCCCTCGTGCTCGTTCTTCTGGTCGCCTTCATCATGTAACTTGTTTGTTGCCTGACACAGACCGAAGTGTTTTCAATGATGATGAACCCTTGGACTTGTGTGAAGCAACCGATGACCATCAGCAGGGATGTTCAAGAACAGTAGAGATAACGACACACCCTGAGTTCACTGAAATACCAGAAAGTACTTCAGAAAGAAGCTTCACTGTTCTAATTCATCTAAAGGCACCCCTTGCTCAGAGTTTGCACGTACCTGGAGATGACAGTAGCCCAAACACTGGTCGAGCCCCGGTTGATCTTATCACAGTGCttgatgtcagtggtagcatggcTGGTACCAAACTTGCATTGCTGAAGAGGGCCATGGGGTTTGTCATTCAGAACCTTGGCTCCTCAGACCGGCTTTCTGTCATCGCCTTCTCATCATCTGCACGCAGGCTCTTCCCTCTTCGTCGGATGACCGAATCTGGTCGTAAGCAAAGCTTGCTAGCAGTCAATTCTCTGACGTCAAATGGTGGCACCAACATTGCTGAGGGTCTGAGAAAAGGCTCCAAAGTGATTGAAGAACGACAGGCCAAGAATCCAGTCTGCAGCATTATCCTTTTATCAGACGGGCAAGACACATATACAGTCTCACCAAGCACGGGTGCACACAAACCATTTACAGTCTCACCAACTGCCTGTGCACAGAAAGCATCAGCGGAGTACTGTGCGCTCTTGCCATCTACTAATGGCAGTCAGCAGGTACCAGTTCATGTCTTCGGGTTCGGTGCTGACCATGATGCAGTTTCGCTCCATTCGATCTCTCAAACCTCTGGTGGGACCTTTTCATTCATCGAGACGGAGGCTACCATCCAAGATGCATTCGCCCAATGTATTGGTGGACTCTTGAGTGTGGTCGCACAGGATTTGCGTGTAAAGGTGGAGAGTGTGCACCCTGATGTGCACTTTGGTTCCATCAGATCAGGTAGCTACTCCAGCAGAATTGCAGATGATAAGAGGAATGGGTCCATTGATGTTGGTGACCTGTATGCTGAAGAGGAAAGGGATTTTCTCATGACTCTGAACGTTCCCCAAGGCTGTGGCGAAGAAACGGCACTTCTCAAAGTTGGTTGTGTCTACAAAGATCCGCTGATGAAGGAGACCATCAACATGGCTGAGGTGCAGGTGAAGATCTCTAGGCCTGCGTTCGTGTCGGTGCAAACCGTGTCGATCCAGGTGGACCGGCAGAAGAACCGTCTTCATGCAGCAGAGGTGATGGCCGCGGCAAGGTTCTCCGCGGAGCGTGGCGAGCTGGCACACGCGGTCTCGCTGCTCGAGGACTGCCGGAGAATGATCATGGGGTCTGCGTCGGGGCAGTCCGGCGACCGGCTGTGCCAGTCGCTGGACGCGGAGCTGAAGGAGATGCAGGAGAGGATGGCGAGCCGGCAGAGGTACGAGGCGTCCGGGCGCGCCTACGTGCTGTCGGGCCTGAGCTCGCACTCGTGGCAGAGGGCGACCGCCCGCGGCGACTCCACGGACAGCGAGAGCCTGATCCAGGCTTACCAGACGACGTCGATGGTCGACATGGTGCTGCGCTCCCAGACACTGACCCGCTCGTCGACCCCGAAGCAAACCCCACAGATGAGGCACGCCAAGTCGTTCCCGGCGCGCCCGCAGCCTAGGTAG